One Chitinophaga parva DNA segment encodes these proteins:
- a CDS encoding bifunctional 3,4-dihydroxy-2-butanone-4-phosphate synthase/GTP cyclohydrolase II yields MLDSIASAIEDIKMGKLVIVVDDEDRENEGDFITAARNVTPEVINFMSRHGRGLICAPLSEERCVELGLQPMVVDNTALHQTPFTVSVDLLGHGCTTGISASDRAKTVQALIDPNTKPEELGKPGHIFPLKAQKGGVIRRSGHTEATVDLARLAGFEPAGVLVEIMNEDGSMARLPELMEIAKKFGMKIISIKDLIEYRLQQESLIEEEVNVHMPTKYGNFELYAFKQKDSGEIHMALKKGDWKEGDPVLVRVHSSCFTGDILHSMRCDCGEQLQAAMQMVEEEGQGLILYMNQEGRGIGLMNKLKAYKLQEQGRDTVEANLELGFKNDERDYGVGAQILRKMKVTKIRLMTNNPRKRVGLSGYGLEIVENVPIEIHPNVHNQFYLQTKRDKLGHDILKGTL; encoded by the coding sequence ATGCTGGATTCAATTGCATCGGCCATAGAAGATATAAAAATGGGCAAGCTGGTCATCGTAGTGGATGACGAAGACCGTGAAAATGAAGGCGACTTCATTACCGCCGCCCGCAACGTAACCCCCGAAGTGATCAACTTTATGAGCCGCCATGGCCGTGGGCTCATTTGCGCACCGCTCTCTGAAGAACGCTGTGTGGAACTGGGGTTGCAACCCATGGTGGTAGACAATACAGCGCTGCACCAGACACCTTTCACCGTATCAGTAGACCTGTTGGGCCACGGCTGCACCACCGGCATTTCTGCCTCAGACCGTGCCAAGACCGTGCAGGCACTCATTGACCCCAACACCAAACCGGAAGAACTGGGTAAACCCGGTCATATTTTCCCCCTCAAAGCCCAGAAAGGCGGCGTGATCCGCCGTTCCGGCCATACCGAAGCTACGGTAGACCTGGCCCGCCTGGCCGGTTTTGAGCCCGCCGGTGTACTGGTGGAGATCATGAACGAAGATGGTTCCATGGCCCGACTGCCCGAGCTCATGGAGATCGCGAAGAAATTCGGGATGAAGATCATCTCCATCAAAGACCTGATCGAGTACCGCCTGCAGCAGGAAAGCCTGATTGAAGAAGAAGTGAACGTACATATGCCTACCAAATACGGCAACTTTGAACTGTATGCCTTTAAACAAAAGGACAGTGGCGAGATCCACATGGCCCTGAAAAAAGGCGACTGGAAAGAAGGCGACCCCGTACTGGTACGCGTGCACTCCTCCTGCTTCACCGGCGATATCCTGCACTCCATGCGCTGCGACTGTGGCGAACAACTGCAGGCCGCCATGCAGATGGTGGAAGAAGAAGGCCAGGGCCTTATATTGTATATGAACCAGGAAGGCCGCGGCATAGGCCTCATGAATAAACTGAAAGCCTACAAACTCCAGGAACAGGGTCGCGATACCGTGGAAGCCAACCTGGAACTGGGCTTCAAGAACGATGAGCGCGACTACGGCGTGGGCGCCCAGATCCTGCGCAAAATGAAAGTGACCAAGATCCGCCTCATGACCAACAACCCGCGCAAACGCGTAGGCCTGAGTGGCTATGGTCTTGAAATTGTAGAGAACGTGCCCATTGAAATACATCCGAACGTGCACAACCAGTTTTACCTGCAGACCAAGCGGGATAAGCTGGGGCATGATATTTTGAAGGGGACTTTGTAG
- a CDS encoding translocation/assembly module TamB domain-containing protein, giving the protein MALLVMVAILINLSPVQNFLVKQATDRLSTRLKTKVQIRNVDFSLFNRMKLEGVLLEDRNHDTLIYAGSLNVRITDWFFFQHRPVIKYVGMDDALIYLHRTPKEKNWNYQFLLDAFANPNPDTSTTGGVDLDFKTLNLRNIRINQIDEWAGENWNIAAARIYADARDLDLAKHHLDLQQVLLDKFSFIITDYPASPLRRHDTIPPQHVLNDTTIKPAHPTLRWNEANWSVVLKSLQVNDGLFGLDNLEDSSEILHNYFAPNHIRFHSINLSLTNGEVVKDSILADLKLETRERSGFEVKKLTCRWKMSPTEMEFKHLDLQTNRSRIRDYYTMQYNSLDDMSYYVDSVIMKATFRDAHIHSDDIAYFAPVLGSWKKEFRVNGDVHGPVANLSGKNLDIESGPTHLKASVELRGLPEVDESFIDAQVSQLTTNGTDIMNYAPDLKGVDNLRLERITSLAFTGSYTGFFNDFVAYGKFNTNLGNFNSDINFKTAGDVPLYSGNISTDNFNLGALLDIPNLDAVTMDAKVNGNGFNFNTLKSTVEADIQSITLFDYTYHDLSTKGELNRKFFNGSVTVHDPNLDMDFAGTIDFNGKLPLFNFNSDIRKSDLKALHLTQDSITLQAHVALDFAGGNIDDFEGTARVYDVSLFKNKTRVEFDSLSVRTSRDSNNVKMLSMKGNEVNGFIKGNYSLRQLPQTFQMLLYKYYPNFFLEPEITEIHQDFNFAFEFGQVEKLIRAFDSHIHGFNGTTIAGTLNTENSGNVKLEVMVPSASYDNYGVKELHLRSAGDLNHINVSTSMGEVLNKDQVLFQHPLILVNSRQDTSYLKVDLNATDSSNMDGFYAKVITTQGGAHINFLNSNFTYNDRQWNITPGNEIYWSKHFLTIKNLRISRNDQNITISTNEYNPDDARVTINVENLNLADAIPVEALHTRFEGVANGSLEISELSSNLDGDANLTVQQFRVDNDSIGKLDLQAHYDHDQESLGVDVHSDNPLRNFAIHGTAGLTALHNKMQGSIDLNGTSLALLEPYVSDYVTDLSGVANGQLRVGGTTDQPSVTGQVTVDSIGVKVPYIGTRYRIPHLNINLDDNLIEFGKFTLVDKNNNTAQGNGYISHDHFHKLNFDFDISTNKFVFLNTKADDNDLYYGDVIASGKVYFSGPINDLQLRVVNRPMTGTHIFLPMSDSKNIGKYDFITFREYGHTVKPPRHQDNVKLNVRLEVAANPDAQVDVILDASTGDVISANGSGQLAITANLDGDFKIEGNYLINNGSYNFTFQRLASWKFDIEKNSTLTWNGDPEAAKMNITARYSLPKVSLYNLSVPGTAGTDKLATRTEKVDIVLTLHGELMQPDIGYQILLPDVGSVSYESGVAAKLAEINRDQNKALLQMYGLLLANQFIPEESGTGVASAVNVGVTGKNSVGQALSAQASAILNNITANLTKSNGFNLNLNYRAYNVTNVDNSNNDRNEVSAGISSNLFNNRFRLYLGGDYDWGKTATAAQSNRFAGDFRFEYLLTADGRFRVNAFSKSDYDVYYLANRTKAGLGLSYIREYNRFRELFYNRRQLREQDSIRVLKEKQRFLADTSANVKKAPN; this is encoded by the coding sequence GTGGCTTTACTGGTGATGGTGGCCATTCTCATCAACCTCTCCCCCGTCCAGAACTTCCTGGTCAAACAGGCCACGGACCGGCTCTCCACCCGCCTCAAAACCAAGGTGCAGATCCGCAACGTGGACTTTTCCCTGTTTAACCGCATGAAACTGGAAGGCGTGCTGCTGGAAGACCGCAACCACGACACCCTCATCTACGCCGGGTCCCTCAATGTGCGCATCACAGACTGGTTCTTTTTCCAGCACCGGCCGGTGATCAAGTATGTAGGCATGGACGATGCCCTCATCTACCTGCACCGCACCCCTAAAGAAAAGAACTGGAACTACCAGTTCCTGCTGGACGCCTTTGCCAATCCCAATCCCGACACCAGCACTACCGGTGGTGTGGACCTCGACTTCAAAACCCTCAATCTCCGCAATATCCGCATAAACCAGATCGATGAATGGGCCGGTGAAAACTGGAACATCGCCGCCGCCCGCATTTATGCAGACGCCCGCGACCTGGACCTGGCCAAACACCACCTGGACCTGCAACAGGTACTGCTGGACAAGTTCAGCTTCATCATCACGGACTACCCGGCCTCTCCCCTGCGCCGGCACGATACCATTCCGCCACAACACGTCCTGAACGATACCACCATCAAGCCCGCCCATCCCACGCTGCGGTGGAACGAGGCCAACTGGAGCGTGGTACTCAAATCGCTCCAGGTCAATGATGGCCTCTTTGGGCTGGACAACCTGGAAGACAGTTCGGAGATCCTCCATAATTATTTTGCGCCCAACCATATCCGCTTTCACAGCATCAACCTGTCGCTCACCAATGGCGAAGTGGTGAAAGACAGCATCCTGGCAGACCTGAAGCTGGAAACCAGGGAGCGCAGTGGCTTTGAAGTGAAGAAGCTCACCTGCCGCTGGAAAATGTCGCCCACGGAAATGGAGTTCAAACACCTGGACCTGCAGACCAACCGCAGCCGCATCCGCGACTATTATACCATGCAGTACAATAGCCTGGACGATATGAGCTACTACGTGGACTCCGTGATCATGAAGGCCACCTTCCGCGATGCACACATTCACTCAGACGATATTGCGTACTTTGCCCCGGTGCTGGGTAGCTGGAAAAAGGAATTCCGCGTAAACGGGGATGTACATGGCCCGGTGGCAAATCTTTCCGGCAAGAACCTGGACATAGAATCCGGCCCCACCCACCTCAAAGCCAGCGTGGAACTGCGTGGCCTGCCGGAAGTGGATGAATCGTTCATCGACGCCCAGGTGTCACAGCTCACCACCAATGGCACAGACATCATGAACTATGCACCCGATCTCAAAGGCGTGGATAACCTCCGCCTGGAACGCATTACCAGCCTGGCCTTCACAGGTAGTTACACCGGGTTCTTCAACGACTTCGTAGCCTACGGGAAATTCAATACCAACCTGGGAAATTTCAATTCCGATATCAACTTCAAGACCGCCGGCGATGTACCCCTGTACTCCGGTAACATCAGCACGGATAACTTTAACCTGGGCGCCCTCCTGGATATTCCCAACCTGGATGCGGTGACCATGGATGCCAAGGTAAATGGCAACGGCTTTAACTTCAATACGCTGAAATCCACCGTGGAAGCGGATATACAAAGCATTACGCTCTTTGATTATACCTACCACGACCTGAGCACCAAGGGGGAACTGAACCGCAAATTCTTCAATGGCTCCGTTACCGTGCATGACCCTAACCTGGACATGGACTTTGCCGGCACCATCGACTTTAACGGCAAACTGCCCCTCTTCAATTTTAATTCAGACATCCGCAAAAGCGATCTCAAAGCCCTCCACCTTACCCAGGACTCCATTACGCTGCAGGCCCACGTAGCCCTGGATTTTGCCGGGGGCAATATTGATGATTTTGAGGGAACGGCCCGCGTGTACGATGTGTCGTTGTTCAAGAACAAGACCCGCGTGGAGTTTGACTCCCTGTCTGTCCGCACCTCGCGCGACAGCAATAACGTGAAGATGCTCAGCATGAAAGGCAACGAGGTGAACGGCTTCATCAAGGGCAACTACAGCCTGCGCCAGCTGCCGCAGACCTTCCAGATGTTGCTGTATAAATATTATCCCAACTTCTTCCTGGAGCCGGAGATCACGGAAATACACCAGGACTTCAACTTCGCCTTTGAATTTGGCCAGGTGGAAAAACTGATCCGCGCCTTTGACTCCCACATCCACGGCTTCAATGGCACCACCATTGCAGGTACACTCAATACGGAAAACAGCGGCAACGTAAAACTGGAGGTAATGGTGCCCAGCGCCAGTTATGATAACTATGGCGTAAAAGAACTGCACCTGCGCAGCGCCGGTGACCTCAATCATATCAACGTGAGCACCAGCATGGGCGAGGTGCTCAACAAGGACCAGGTCCTGTTCCAACACCCGCTGATCCTGGTCAACTCACGGCAGGACACCTCCTACCTCAAAGTGGATCTCAATGCCACAGACAGCAGCAACATGGATGGTTTTTATGCCAAGGTGATCACCACGCAGGGAGGCGCCCATATCAACTTCCTGAACAGCAATTTCACCTACAACGACCGCCAGTGGAATATTACACCGGGCAATGAGATCTATTGGTCCAAACACTTCCTGACCATCAAGAACCTCCGCATTTCCCGCAATGACCAGAACATCACCATTTCTACCAACGAATACAATCCCGATGATGCCCGCGTGACCATCAACGTGGAAAACCTGAACCTGGCAGACGCCATTCCCGTGGAAGCACTGCATACCCGCTTTGAAGGCGTGGCCAACGGCAGCCTGGAGATCAGCGAATTGTCGTCCAACCTGGATGGGGATGCCAACCTCACCGTACAGCAGTTCCGCGTGGATAATGACTCCATCGGGAAGCTGGACCTGCAGGCGCACTATGATCATGACCAGGAATCACTGGGGGTAGACGTACACTCAGACAACCCGCTGCGCAATTTCGCCATCCACGGCACCGCCGGCCTCACCGCGCTGCACAACAAAATGCAGGGTTCCATAGACCTCAACGGCACGTCCCTGGCGCTGTTGGAGCCGTATGTGAGCGACTATGTGACGGACCTTTCCGGTGTGGCCAATGGGCAATTGCGCGTGGGCGGTACCACGGACCAGCCATCGGTTACCGGCCAGGTTACGGTGGATAGCATTGGTGTAAAAGTGCCCTACATCGGCACCAGATACCGCATCCCGCACCTGAACATCAACCTGGATGATAACCTCATAGAGTTTGGCAAATTCACCCTGGTCGATAAGAATAACAATACCGCCCAGGGCAACGGTTACATCTCGCACGACCATTTTCATAAACTGAATTTCGACTTCGACATCAGCACCAATAAATTCGTGTTCCTCAACACGAAGGCGGATGATAATGATCTCTATTATGGCGATGTAATCGCCAGCGGCAAAGTATATTTCTCCGGTCCTATCAACGACCTGCAACTGCGCGTGGTGAACCGTCCCATGACCGGCACCCATATTTTCCTGCCCATGTCGGACAGTAAGAATATCGGTAAATACGACTTCATCACCTTCCGTGAATACGGCCACACCGTGAAGCCACCCCGCCACCAGGACAACGTAAAACTGAATGTCCGCCTGGAAGTAGCCGCTAATCCGGACGCCCAGGTAGATGTGATCCTGGACGCCAGCACCGGCGACGTGATCTCTGCCAATGGCTCCGGCCAGCTGGCCATCACCGCCAACCTGGACGGCGACTTTAAAATAGAAGGGAATTACCTGATCAACAACGGGTCGTACAACTTTACGTTCCAGCGCCTGGCCAGCTGGAAGTTTGATATTGAGAAGAACAGTACCCTCACCTGGAACGGGGACCCCGAGGCGGCCAAGATGAACATCACCGCCCGCTACTCCCTGCCCAAGGTAAGCCTGTACAACCTCTCCGTTCCCGGTACCGCCGGCACGGATAAACTGGCCACCCGCACGGAAAAAGTAGACATTGTGCTCACCCTGCACGGGGAGCTGATGCAGCCGGATATCGGCTATCAGATCCTGCTGCCGGACGTAGGCAGCGTGTCTTACGAAAGTGGCGTAGCCGCCAAGCTGGCCGAAATAAACCGGGACCAGAACAAAGCCCTGCTCCAGATGTATGGCCTGCTGCTGGCCAACCAGTTCATCCCCGAAGAATCCGGCACCGGCGTGGCCTCCGCGGTGAACGTGGGCGTAACCGGCAAGAACAGCGTGGGCCAGGCACTCTCTGCCCAGGCCAGCGCCATCCTCAATAACATCACCGCAAACCTCACCAAGAGCAATGGCTTCAACCTGAACCTGAACTACCGCGCCTACAACGTTACCAACGTGGATAATTCCAACAACGACCGCAACGAAGTGAGCGCAGGCATCAGCAGCAACTTATTCAACAACCGCTTCCGTCTGTACCTGGGCGGCGACTATGATTGGGGCAAAACCGCTACCGCGGCCCAGTCCAACCGCTTTGCCGGCGACTTCCGCTTCGAATACCTCCTCACGGCGGACGGCCGTTTCCGCGTGAACGCCTTCAGTAAAAGCGATTACGATGTGTACTACCTGGCCAACCGCACCAAAGCCGGCCTGGGCCTCTCCTACATCCGCGAGTACAACCGCTTCCGGGAGCTTTTCTACAACCGCCGCCAGCTCCGCGAGCAGGACTCCATACGTGTATTAAAAGAAAAGCAACGTTTCCTGGCAGATACGAGTGCTAATGTAAAGAAGGCGCCGAATTAA
- a CDS encoding TraB/GumN family protein, which yields MKRFCCALLLLTCPLLSALAQTGDNAMFWKISGHGLQQPSYLMGTMHVLCKGDAPFTPAQLDALKNTEALYLEIKMDDPNMQADLIQALKLKDGETIKDKFRPADLALAAAYFRDSLHTDLEQLLSQFKLFLPSAMLISKMLPCSPQSSLETDLMLAAKKLGHPVLGLETVAAEMASIDEVPDSIQVQSFMRTVSDMDLARDEIRRMREAYLHQRMDSLVAAALENEIDAKETKYLTVKRNQNWMPVIEKAIHERPVFIACGALHLATEDGLLLLLRKAGYTLTPVR from the coding sequence ATGAAGCGTTTCTGCTGTGCCCTGCTGCTGTTAACCTGTCCCCTCTTGTCCGCTCTTGCCCAAACCGGCGACAATGCCATGTTCTGGAAGATCAGTGGTCACGGCCTCCAACAACCTTCTTACCTCATGGGCACCATGCACGTGCTGTGCAAAGGCGATGCCCCCTTCACACCAGCCCAACTGGATGCATTGAAAAATACGGAGGCCCTCTACCTGGAAATAAAAATGGACGACCCCAACATGCAGGCAGACCTGATACAGGCCCTGAAACTGAAGGACGGGGAAACGATCAAAGATAAATTCAGGCCGGCCGACCTGGCCCTGGCCGCCGCCTACTTCCGCGACAGCCTGCATACCGACCTGGAACAACTGCTGTCGCAATTCAAATTATTCCTGCCCTCCGCCATGCTGATCTCCAAAATGCTGCCCTGCTCTCCCCAATCCAGCCTGGAAACAGACCTCATGCTGGCCGCCAAAAAGCTGGGCCACCCGGTACTGGGCCTGGAAACCGTAGCCGCAGAAATGGCCAGCATAGATGAAGTGCCGGACAGTATCCAGGTGCAAAGTTTTATGCGTACCGTGAGCGATATGGACCTGGCACGTGATGAGATCCGCCGCATGCGGGAGGCTTACCTCCACCAGCGCATGGACTCCCTGGTAGCGGCCGCGCTGGAAAACGAGATCGATGCAAAGGAAACCAAATACCTGACCGTAAAACGTAATCAAAACTGGATGCCCGTAATAGAAAAGGCCATCCATGAAAGGCCGGTGTTCATTGCCTGCGGCGCCTTGCACCTGGCCACGGAAGACGGGCTGCTGTTATTACTGCGCAAAGCAGGTTATACATTAACGCCGGTCCGGTAA
- a CDS encoding DUF1572 family protein, which yields MEQSNLATLYKQSLTKRLLTYKTLGERTFAQLDEAHIHWQPLGEPNSIYIIVKHIAGNMLSRFTDFLTTDGEKPWRERDAEFKDDTAISKADMIALWEKGWNCLLQAIEALQPGDFEKTVYIRQEPHTVVDALNRQLAHYPYHVGQIVYLGKMLAGTSWQSLSIPKGDGSSQAFNEWMAQKNK from the coding sequence ATGGAACAATCTAACCTCGCTACGCTTTACAAACAAAGCCTTACCAAACGCCTGCTCACTTACAAAACACTGGGTGAGCGCACCTTTGCCCAACTGGACGAAGCCCACATCCACTGGCAGCCGCTCGGTGAGCCCAATAGCATTTACATCATCGTAAAACATATAGCTGGCAATATGCTGTCGCGCTTCACTGATTTCCTGACCACCGATGGTGAAAAGCCCTGGCGCGAGCGGGACGCGGAGTTCAAAGACGACACGGCGATCAGCAAAGCAGACATGATAGCACTGTGGGAAAAAGGCTGGAACTGCCTCCTGCAGGCCATTGAAGCCCTGCAGCCGGGCGATTTCGAAAAGACGGTATACATCCGCCAGGAGCCGCATACTGTGGTGGATGCATTGAACCGTCAGCTGGCCCACTATCCCTATCACGTAGGCCAGATCGTGTACCTGGGCAAAATGCTGGCCGGTACCTCCTGGCAAAGCCTTTCTATTCCCAAAGGCGACGGCAGCTCCCAGGCATTCAACGAGTGGATGGCGCAAAAAAATAAGTAA
- the ggt gene encoding gamma-glutamyltransferase, producing MIRTTYCLLTTLLCASTTLAQSTNPFHYTLQKQITAQKAAVVCAHPLAASAGLRILRQGGNAIDAAIATQLALAVVYPAAGNIGGGGFLVAHLNTPVPEKKGRPSRRSTLTNISIDYREAAPSKASRDMYLDSAGNAISTLSLYGGMASGVPGTVAGLFAAHRYGKLPFATLIAPAIELAEKGFAITELEARDLNAAAKDFRRLNPYPTAFTKNTPWKAGDTLIQKDLAHTLRLIRDKGTAGFYEGETAQRLVATMQKGNGIISLADLKQYKAVERAPVMFNYHGYTILTMPLPSSGGIGIQQMLGMVEKYPLSAWGFQSLKSTQLMIEAERRAYADRAEFLGDPDFVQVPVAQLTSPAYLASRMQDYDSTKAGNSQLVKAGAPGHESMQTTHLCVMDAHGNAVSVTTTLNNGYGSRVVVEGAGFFLNDEMDDFSAKPGTPNMFGLVGTAANAIAPRKRMLSSMTPTIVLKNDQPYLVTGTPGGSTIITSVFQTIVNVLDFHLPLDKAVNAPKFHHQWLPDEVDLEKGFPDSTRLALKAMGYHLLPISQIGRTEAILANADGTLTAVGDHRGDDAAAGY from the coding sequence ATGATCCGGACAACATACTGCCTCCTCACCACCCTGCTCTGCGCATCCACCACCCTAGCCCAGTCCACAAACCCATTCCACTACACCCTACAAAAACAAATCACCGCGCAAAAAGCCGCCGTGGTATGCGCCCACCCCCTCGCCGCCAGTGCCGGCCTGCGCATTCTCCGCCAAGGTGGCAACGCTATAGACGCCGCCATCGCCACACAACTGGCCCTGGCCGTTGTATACCCCGCCGCTGGCAACATTGGCGGTGGTGGCTTCCTGGTAGCACATTTAAACACACCCGTCCCCGAAAAAAAGGGCCGCCCCTCCAGAAGATCCACACTTACAAACATCAGCATCGACTACCGCGAAGCCGCGCCCAGCAAGGCCTCCCGCGATATGTACCTGGATAGCGCTGGCAACGCCATCTCCACCCTCAGCCTCTACGGCGGCATGGCCAGCGGCGTGCCCGGCACCGTAGCCGGGCTCTTTGCAGCCCACCGCTACGGCAAACTGCCGTTTGCAACGCTCATCGCTCCCGCCATTGAACTGGCAGAAAAAGGCTTTGCCATCACAGAACTGGAAGCGCGCGACCTCAACGCCGCCGCCAAAGATTTCCGCCGCCTCAATCCCTATCCCACCGCTTTCACCAAAAACACTCCCTGGAAAGCCGGTGATACCTTGATACAAAAAGACCTGGCCCACACCCTGCGCCTCATCCGCGACAAAGGGACCGCCGGGTTCTATGAAGGAGAAACCGCCCAACGCCTGGTAGCCACCATGCAAAAAGGCAACGGCATCATTTCACTGGCAGATCTTAAACAATACAAAGCCGTGGAAAGAGCCCCGGTCATGTTTAACTACCACGGCTATACGATCCTTACCATGCCCTTGCCCTCCAGCGGCGGCATTGGTATACAACAAATGCTGGGCATGGTGGAGAAATACCCGCTGTCTGCCTGGGGCTTTCAATCTTTAAAAAGCACCCAGCTGATGATTGAAGCAGAACGCCGCGCCTACGCTGACCGTGCTGAATTTCTCGGCGACCCGGATTTTGTGCAGGTGCCCGTAGCCCAGCTCACCAGCCCCGCTTACCTGGCCAGCCGCATGCAGGATTACGACAGTACTAAAGCGGGCAACAGCCAGCTGGTAAAAGCCGGCGCCCCCGGTCATGAAAGCATGCAAACCACCCACCTCTGTGTAATGGACGCCCATGGCAACGCCGTAAGCGTGACCACTACCCTCAACAACGGCTACGGCAGCCGCGTGGTGGTGGAAGGCGCCGGCTTTTTCCTCAATGATGAAATGGATGATTTCAGCGCCAAGCCCGGCACCCCCAATATGTTTGGACTGGTGGGCACCGCGGCCAATGCCATTGCACCGCGCAAACGCATGCTCAGCTCCATGACCCCCACCATTGTGCTCAAAAACGACCAGCCTTACCTTGTAACTGGCACCCCTGGCGGCTCTACCATCATCACATCCGTATTCCAGACCATCGTGAACGTATTGGATTTCCACCTGCCTTTGGACAAAGCGGTGAATGCTCCGAAATTCCATCACCAGTGGCTGCCGGACGAGGTGGACCTGGAAAAAGGCTTCCCCGACAGTACCCGTCTCGCCCTCAAAGCCATGGGTTACCACCTGTTACCTATCTCCCAGATAGGCCGCACGGAAGCCATCCTGGCCAATGCAGACGGGACCCTCACCGCCGTGGGCGACCACCGGGGGGACGACGCCGCAGCGGGATACTAA